One region of Aminobacterium colombiense DSM 12261 genomic DNA includes:
- the gltX gene encoding glutamate--tRNA ligase yields the protein MNKEARVRFAPSPTGALHIGGGHTALFNWLWARHTGGKFILRIEDTDRERSTKEYEETIMAGMTWMGLDWDEGPDIGGPYGPYRQSERLEIYHKYAQQLLDEGKAYTEGPAIIYKVPEGISLAFDDIVYGRIEVRSETLKDIVMIKSDGMPTYNYAVVIDDYTMGINYVIRGEDHISNTPKQLLIYKALGWEEPQFAHLPMILGKDKKKLSKRHGATSVYEYRDLGYMPDSVFNFLAILGWSPGDDREVFSREEAIKLFDLKRVTKRAAVFDMDKLNFINQEHLKELDPMVRLEMVEPFWKEAMLPVEKHSREYLAQALELMGGRGRTTKELAEYSDYFVSFEPVKNRYDGSDVSEEDKGILKNFFGDLLKLDSWKAESMEEFARSWSNEKDVKMKNLAMPLRWALTGVKVSPGIFEVAEHLGRDEVKERLAYYGFVNP from the coding sequence ATGAACAAGGAAGCACGTGTCCGTTTTGCCCCAAGCCCCACAGGCGCCTTGCATATCGGTGGAGGGCATACGGCGTTGTTCAACTGGCTTTGGGCCAGGCATACAGGTGGAAAGTTCATTCTTCGCATAGAAGATACCGACCGCGAACGTTCTACGAAGGAATATGAAGAGACCATTATGGCTGGGATGACATGGATGGGTCTGGACTGGGACGAAGGCCCTGATATAGGAGGCCCTTACGGTCCTTATCGCCAGTCAGAACGGCTGGAAATCTACCATAAATACGCGCAGCAGCTTCTTGATGAGGGCAAAGCCTACACTGAGGGCCCCGCGATAATCTACAAGGTACCAGAAGGGATATCCCTTGCTTTTGACGATATTGTTTACGGCCGAATCGAAGTTAGAAGCGAAACACTGAAAGATATTGTCATGATCAAAAGCGACGGCATGCCTACTTACAACTACGCTGTGGTCATCGATGATTACACCATGGGCATTAATTACGTCATACGAGGGGAGGACCATATTTCAAACACCCCCAAACAGCTGCTCATTTATAAGGCGCTGGGGTGGGAAGAACCCCAATTTGCCCACCTCCCCATGATTCTTGGAAAAGATAAGAAAAAACTTTCTAAACGTCATGGCGCTACAAGCGTATATGAGTATCGCGATCTGGGATATATGCCAGATTCTGTGTTCAACTTCCTCGCAATCCTGGGCTGGTCTCCTGGAGATGACAGGGAAGTCTTTTCCAGAGAAGAGGCCATTAAGCTTTTTGATCTTAAAAGGGTCACAAAGCGTGCTGCTGTCTTCGACATGGACAAACTCAACTTTATCAATCAGGAGCATCTCAAGGAGCTTGACCCCATGGTTCGCCTGGAAATGGTGGAACCCTTCTGGAAAGAAGCGATGTTGCCTGTTGAAAAGCATTCAAGGGAATATCTTGCCCAGGCTCTCGAGCTTATGGGCGGACGTGGAAGAACAACCAAAGAGCTCGCCGAATACTCCGATTACTTTGTCTCTTTTGAGCCAGTGAAAAATAGATACGATGGAAGCGACGTGTCGGAAGAGGATAAGGGCATTCTTAAGAACTTTTTTGGGGATCTACTGAAGCTTGATTCCTGGAAGGCTGAATCTATGGAAGAATTTGCCCGTAGCTGGTCTAATGAAAAAGACGTTAAGATGAAAAATCTTGCCATGCCATTACGATGGGCTTTGACAGGCGTAAAAGTAAGTCCTGGGATTTTTGAAGTGGCGGAACATCTGGGTCGGGATGAAGTAAAAGAACGACTGGCCTATTATGGATTTGTAAACCCGTAA
- a CDS encoding 4Fe-4S binding protein, translating to MLNRMSLQLLRQWVDKVFTNPFPVPSMPDSLTAALKAAEEGKIKLNPPIEPQGYFRGRLDYDKERCIGCKLCIRVCPANAIEFLEEEKKIQIHVDRCCFCAQCTEICPVKCLSMSKEYLISSYDRKAQIVRDSGPTKKKEEDIVVESAVKYEVDEEKCIGCTKCARNCPVNAISGELKKPHVIDKEKCVGCGKCAELCPKDAIHQVEVAAQAAKAAPEEK from the coding sequence ATGCTTAACAGAATGTCGTTACAGCTTTTGCGCCAATGGGTGGACAAAGTTTTTACAAACCCCTTCCCGGTGCCTTCTATGCCTGACTCTCTTACTGCCGCACTGAAAGCAGCGGAGGAGGGAAAAATAAAACTCAATCCGCCTATTGAGCCCCAGGGCTATTTTCGCGGTCGGCTCGATTATGACAAGGAACGCTGTATAGGGTGCAAGCTCTGTATTCGCGTGTGTCCCGCGAATGCCATAGAGTTTCTTGAGGAAGAAAAGAAAATACAGATCCACGTAGATCGTTGCTGCTTCTGCGCTCAATGCACTGAAATTTGCCCGGTGAAGTGCCTCTCCATGTCGAAGGAGTATTTGATATCTTCTTACGATCGGAAGGCTCAAATAGTTCGCGATTCGGGCCCAACAAAGAAAAAGGAAGAAGACATTGTAGTTGAAAGCGCAGTGAAGTATGAAGTAGACGAGGAAAAGTGCATTGGATGTACAAAATGCGCTAGAAACTGCCCCGTCAACGCAATTAGCGGGGAGTTGAAAAAGCCCCATGTCATAGACAAGGAAAAGTGTGTGGGATGCGGCAAATGTGCCGAACTTTGTCCGAAGGATGCGATCCATCAGGTCGAAGTTGCTGCTCAGGCAGCCAAAGCGGCACCGGAAGAAAAATAA
- a CDS encoding respiratory chain complex I subunit 1 family protein — protein MIINVVMKLVAGIALMLLVSVVAILFDGADRVIHARMQRRWGPPLFQPFYDILKLLGKENIVPRRAVKWAFNGAPWVAASTMLLLFLYIPIGSLPPILGTEGDLILVIYLLGLAGVAMAIGGFASGNPIANVGAQREMILMMSYELPLAVVVTTMAWVAYKHGIPGQPFSLETFVGMPLWGIVGKMGLLGLLCLFAALLMVVPGETGKGFMDIPEAKTEILEGLIIEYSGTNLALFKITFALRALAMSAIIVALFLPWSLGKVLSLTGPLLFVVDFLWFWVKVFAVQVFGVTFIRTAFGRLKIWQASQFYWVKIAGLSLAGMILLSIDVIL, from the coding sequence ATGATTATCAACGTAGTAATGAAACTAGTGGCAGGCATTGCCCTAATGTTGCTCGTATCAGTTGTGGCCATTCTCTTTGATGGGGCAGACCGGGTTATCCATGCCAGAATGCAACGGCGGTGGGGACCGCCTCTTTTTCAGCCTTTTTACGACATTCTGAAATTGCTTGGAAAAGAAAATATCGTTCCCAGAAGAGCAGTGAAATGGGCATTTAACGGAGCCCCTTGGGTTGCCGCGTCAACTATGTTGTTGCTATTTCTTTATATCCCTATCGGCTCTTTGCCGCCCATACTTGGAACTGAGGGCGATTTGATTCTTGTTATCTATCTTCTCGGTCTTGCCGGTGTCGCCATGGCCATAGGAGGATTTGCCAGTGGAAACCCCATTGCCAACGTTGGCGCCCAGCGTGAGATGATTCTCATGATGAGCTATGAGCTGCCCTTGGCAGTAGTTGTCACAACAATGGCCTGGGTAGCCTACAAGCATGGCATTCCAGGACAGCCCTTTAGCCTTGAAACCTTTGTGGGAATGCCTCTCTGGGGCATAGTGGGCAAAATGGGACTTCTTGGTCTTCTATGTCTTTTTGCTGCCTTGCTCATGGTGGTTCCTGGCGAAACAGGAAAGGGCTTTATGGACATTCCTGAAGCGAAGACAGAGATTCTTGAGGGACTCATTATAGAATACTCGGGCACAAATCTGGCGTTATTTAAAATTACTTTTGCCTTGAGGGCCCTGGCCATGTCAGCGATCATAGTGGCCTTGTTCCTTCCTTGGTCCCTTGGAAAGGTCCTTAGCCTTACAGGGCCGCTGCTTTTTGTTGTTGACTTTCTCTGGTTCTGGGTCAAAGTCTTTGCGGTGCAGGTCTTTGGCGTTACATTTATCAGAACAGCCTTTGGGCGACTGAAAATATGGCAGGCTTCCCAGTTCTACTGGGTTAAAATTGCTGGTCTTTCTTTGGCCGGCATGATTCTCTTGTCTATTGATGTAATCCTTTAA
- a CDS encoding nickel-dependent hydrogenase large subunit, which produces MASGKTQTYKVPIGPVHVGLKEPITAWLDLDGEKIVDARVRPGAIHRGIEFMARERNPIQIIYLAERICGICSFSHITAFLRAVEDAAQIQVPPRAQYIRALVLELERVHSHALWAGVACYSIGFDSAFHLGMVLREKVMDVLESYTGNRVNYGVGTVGGVRWDLTPETVRVIKEMIQFYRDELGAFYDVVTEDPVAHARMRNVGILTYEEAMRYCALGPTARASGVRCDLRWSSPYEAYADLDVKPVVPQDYFGKAYGDVFDRFLVRVLELYQSLDILEKIIEGLPEGDIVFEKSLVKVLNILKAADGEGWSSIEAPRGDDTHVVQLKGGQENVYWWKVRAPTYSNAVSWPIMFRNNELADAPLIINSIDPCISCMERTLITGNSEKAGQVYSKNQLLEMSREKTRRLKKA; this is translated from the coding sequence ATGGCGAGTGGAAAAACTCAGACATACAAAGTGCCGATAGGTCCTGTCCATGTAGGGTTGAAAGAACCCATTACAGCATGGCTCGACCTTGACGGAGAAAAAATAGTAGACGCAAGGGTTCGTCCCGGTGCTATTCACAGAGGAATAGAGTTTATGGCACGTGAGCGAAACCCTATTCAGATAATTTATCTTGCAGAGCGGATCTGTGGAATTTGTTCTTTCAGCCATATTACTGCCTTTTTAAGGGCAGTGGAAGATGCCGCTCAAATACAAGTTCCTCCCAGAGCCCAGTATATTCGGGCCCTGGTGCTTGAACTTGAACGAGTCCACTCTCATGCTCTGTGGGCTGGAGTGGCATGTTACAGCATTGGATTTGACTCCGCATTTCACCTTGGCATGGTGCTTCGTGAAAAGGTTATGGATGTCCTCGAATCCTACACTGGGAACCGCGTAAATTATGGTGTTGGCACTGTCGGCGGTGTCCGATGGGACCTTACCCCGGAAACAGTCCGCGTGATCAAAGAAATGATCCAGTTTTATCGGGACGAACTGGGAGCATTTTACGATGTGGTAACAGAGGATCCAGTGGCTCATGCCAGAATGCGCAACGTTGGAATTCTTACATACGAAGAGGCTATGCGCTACTGCGCCCTTGGGCCTACTGCCCGGGCTAGCGGGGTGAGGTGCGACCTTCGCTGGTCTTCACCCTATGAAGCCTATGCCGACCTCGATGTAAAACCTGTGGTACCCCAGGATTATTTTGGAAAGGCCTATGGCGACGTTTTTGACCGCTTCCTCGTGCGGGTTCTTGAGCTCTACCAATCTCTTGACATTCTTGAAAAGATTATCGAAGGACTTCCAGAGGGAGACATCGTTTTTGAGAAAAGCCTTGTGAAAGTGCTGAATATTCTAAAGGCTGCTGATGGAGAAGGATGGAGTTCTATTGAAGCTCCCCGTGGAGATGATACTCACGTAGTACAACTGAAAGGCGGCCAGGAGAACGTCTATTGGTGGAAAGTGAGAGCCCCGACCTATTCCAACGCTGTTTCATGGCCAATAATGTTCCGCAACAACGAATTGGCCGATGCCCCTCTTATTATTAATAGCATTGATCCATGTATCTCCTGTATGGAAAGAACCCTTATCACTGGAAATAGTGAAAAGGCCGGACAGGTCTACTCGAAAAATCAGCTGTTGGAAATGAGCAGAGAAAAGACGAGGAGGCTGAAGAAGGCATGA
- a CDS encoding NADH-quinone oxidoreductase subunit C, giving the protein MKTPMNYAQNALPLENVLSSLRDSFGENVVKDVREYRAGNDQAVIYNQIWLTTSREKFLELVEFLFGFDFLHFHVLSGNDDGDVVSLNYHFSLFRVAGRDKRLGVTVSVAIPKSDLVMPSLFKTIPGVEYSEREMREMLGIDFEGLQNKALVFLPEDWDESIKPWRRDETGPDAEHLRELS; this is encoded by the coding sequence ATGAAGACTCCAATGAACTACGCACAGAACGCTCTTCCTCTTGAAAACGTTCTCTCATCTCTTCGAGATTCCTTTGGTGAGAATGTGGTGAAAGACGTGAGAGAATACCGTGCCGGAAATGATCAGGCAGTGATCTACAACCAAATATGGCTGACCACATCAAGAGAGAAGTTTCTTGAGTTGGTGGAGTTTCTTTTCGGGTTCGATTTCCTTCATTTCCACGTACTCTCAGGCAATGACGATGGTGATGTTGTGTCATTGAATTATCACTTCAGTCTTTTCAGGGTAGCGGGTCGCGATAAAAGATTGGGTGTAACAGTGAGCGTGGCAATTCCTAAATCTGACCTCGTCATGCCCTCTCTCTTCAAAACCATTCCGGGAGTAGAGTATAGCGAACGGGAAATGCGTGAAATGTTGGGAATAGATTTTGAAGGACTTCAGAACAAGGCTCTTGTCTTTCTTCCCGAAGACTGGGATGAGTCGATTAAACCGTGGCGCAGAGACGAAACAGGTCCTGATGCTGAACACCTTCGGGAACTCTCTTAG
- a CDS encoding NADH-quinone oxidoreductase subunit B family protein, whose translation MRLEKYLEVLPKSLWVMTCNSGSCNGCDIEIVATISPRYDIERFGMKLVGTPRHADVLVVTGPVTKYMKDRLLRIYNQIPDPKVVVVVGNCGASGDVFYKSYSLEGPVDNIIPVDVYVHGCPPRPEAIIEGVAKAVLKLESKREELLKAGVDK comes from the coding sequence ATGAGGCTAGAAAAATATCTTGAAGTGTTGCCCAAATCCCTTTGGGTTATGACATGTAACTCCGGATCATGTAACGGATGTGACATCGAAATTGTCGCCACAATCAGCCCCCGTTATGATATAGAGCGCTTTGGCATGAAACTTGTTGGAACGCCCCGGCATGCTGATGTGTTAGTGGTTACAGGCCCGGTAACGAAGTATATGAAGGATCGGCTGCTGCGAATCTATAACCAGATACCGGATCCTAAGGTTGTAGTTGTTGTTGGGAACTGTGGCGCATCTGGGGATGTTTTCTATAAATCCTATAGCCTTGAGGGCCCAGTCGATAACATTATTCCAGTGGATGTATATGTCCATGGCTGCCCTCCACGCCCAGAAGCCATTATAGAAGGAGTGGCGAAGGCTGTCTTGAAGCTGGAATCAAAGCGGGAAGAACTGCTTAAGGCAGGTGTTGATAAATAA
- a CDS encoding proton-conducting transporter membrane subunit has product MNWQEHLPALILAIPLLGAFATPLFSLGGKTLRNVWMVSLSFLTLVLAFLIWKSVTANGVMVYVMGGEQTTLTLPSGMAYPIRIILEIDAFSAFMALAGSIVSFAGALYSVHFMDRFSGMSRFTSLYFLLTAGMLGLMVTGDLFNFFVFLEIASAASFGLIAFWRDRPEAVEASLKYMLVSQLAAMMVLIAIGMLYGRYNVLNMAGVAHMLQLGVVEKSVLAFLVAALAMKCGTFPMHMWMPDAYAEAPAGVTCLLVAVSQASFYGLMRVCFSLYGATLGSTFVPWVIVILGTASMFFGVSMAVVQHEVKRLMGYHSISQVGYMLLALGVGLLALRSPQAMADYGFTAMKGGIYHIFNYTMYKALLFLTAGALYYATGTRDLNKLGGLARKMPYTTFMFAIAAAAISGLPPFNGFVSKLLIYESVFAIHPFLAVAALVTSVLTLASFVKVFQTAYLGPEKACYATVKEVPTSMIVGMAVLTVAIIGLSLFPTWALSHLVEPAAKALVDQGGFIQAVMGGGL; this is encoded by the coding sequence ATGAACTGGCAAGAACACCTTCCAGCATTAATATTGGCCATCCCTCTTCTTGGGGCCTTCGCAACGCCTCTATTTTCATTAGGCGGAAAGACGCTGCGAAACGTTTGGATGGTCAGTCTTTCGTTTTTAACGTTGGTTTTAGCATTTTTAATTTGGAAGTCTGTTACGGCCAACGGCGTGATGGTCTATGTGATGGGAGGGGAACAGACTACTCTCACCCTTCCTTCTGGTATGGCTTATCCCATAAGGATTATTCTTGAGATAGATGCGTTCAGCGCATTTATGGCGTTGGCCGGCAGTATCGTTTCCTTTGCCGGTGCACTCTATTCAGTCCATTTTATGGATCGCTTTTCGGGTATGAGCCGTTTTACATCTCTCTATTTTCTTCTGACAGCAGGAATGCTGGGTCTTATGGTTACTGGAGACCTTTTCAACTTTTTTGTATTTCTCGAAATAGCTTCTGCGGCATCCTTCGGTCTTATCGCCTTCTGGAGAGATCGGCCCGAAGCCGTTGAGGCAAGCTTAAAATATATGCTGGTATCCCAGCTTGCAGCGATGATGGTGCTTATAGCCATCGGCATGCTTTATGGACGCTACAATGTCCTGAATATGGCAGGAGTGGCCCATATGCTTCAGCTTGGCGTTGTGGAAAAGAGCGTCTTGGCATTCCTTGTAGCAGCGCTGGCAATGAAGTGCGGAACTTTCCCCATGCATATGTGGATGCCAGATGCCTATGCAGAAGCTCCGGCAGGAGTCACATGCCTTCTCGTTGCAGTAAGCCAGGCATCATTTTATGGCTTGATGAGAGTTTGCTTTAGCTTGTATGGCGCCACACTCGGCAGCACTTTTGTTCCCTGGGTAATTGTTATTCTTGGAACTGCTTCCATGTTCTTCGGCGTTTCAATGGCTGTAGTTCAGCACGAAGTGAAACGTCTCATGGGATATCACTCCATCTCCCAGGTAGGGTACATGCTTTTGGCTCTTGGCGTAGGTCTGTTGGCGCTGAGAAGCCCTCAGGCTATGGCCGATTATGGGTTTACTGCTATGAAAGGCGGTATCTACCATATCTTTAACTACACCATGTATAAGGCCCTGCTCTTCTTGACCGCAGGAGCTCTTTACTATGCCACCGGAACAAGGGATTTAAACAAACTCGGGGGTTTGGCTCGGAAAATGCCTTATACCACATTTATGTTTGCCATTGCGGCCGCGGCCATTTCAGGACTTCCGCCTTTCAATGGTTTTGTATCGAAATTACTTATCTACGAGTCAGTTTTCGCAATACATCCGTTCTTGGCAGTGGCTGCCCTTGTAACATCTGTGCTTACCTTGGCATCTTTCGTAAAGGTTTTTCAGACCGCCTATCTGGGGCCGGAAAAAGCCTGCTACGCAACGGTAAAAGAAGTTCCCACCAGCATGATTGTGGGCATGGCCGTTTTAACGGTGGCAATTATTGGTCTTTCCCTTTTCCCCACATGGGCTCTTTCCCATTTAGTGGAGCCAGCGGCTAAGGCTCTTGTGGATCAGGGCGGGTTTATACAAGCAGTTATGGGAGGTGGGCTGTAA
- a CDS encoding sodium:proton antiporter: protein MIGNAPFFVVGVLFLIGLVAVLTERNLFKIAIGISVIESATNMFLIVLGYRTGGSIPVRYLAGGEKFMVLPTPQALTLTAIVIALATTALMLSLLMLIYRHYGTLNIDEIRRLRG from the coding sequence ATGATCGGTAATGCCCCTTTTTTTGTAGTTGGCGTGCTGTTTCTCATAGGGCTTGTTGCCGTTTTGACAGAAAGGAACCTGTTTAAAATAGCCATTGGCATCAGTGTTATTGAATCGGCAACGAATATGTTTCTCATTGTGCTCGGTTATAGAACCGGCGGCTCAATTCCTGTGAGATATCTTGCAGGCGGGGAGAAATTCATGGTTTTGCCCACCCCCCAGGCTTTAACTCTGACGGCCATCGTTATTGCTTTGGCGACAACAGCTCTCATGCTTTCGCTCTTGATGCTGATCTATCGCCATTATGGAACTTTGAATATTGACGAAATACGGAGGTTGCGAGGATGA
- a CDS encoding MnhB domain-containing protein — protein sequence MKPLSVVVRTGCDIFAWFMVVFGSYVIIHGVMTPGGGFQGGAVAATFIALLLVAYGWKRLKNWLNEGIYNGMIGFGLLSFIVLGFMGMPTSFFYNFISIPAAEVAKSGHGIFHPSGTIALMNLAVGFEVVGELSLLIIHMFKGTRLFDTYEIGGESGHDR from the coding sequence ATGAAGCCTCTATCAGTAGTTGTTCGAACGGGCTGCGATATTTTCGCCTGGTTTATGGTCGTGTTCGGATCCTACGTGATTATTCATGGAGTTATGACTCCCGGCGGAGGATTTCAGGGAGGAGCAGTGGCGGCCACTTTTATTGCTCTTCTGCTTGTTGCCTATGGTTGGAAAAGACTCAAAAACTGGCTTAACGAGGGCATCTATAATGGAATGATAGGCTTTGGCCTTCTAAGCTTTATAGTTTTGGGATTTATGGGAATGCCCACTTCCTTCTTTTATAACTTTATTTCTATTCCTGCGGCGGAAGTGGCGAAGTCGGGCCATGGTATTTTTCATCCTTCAGGAACTATAGCATTGATGAACCTTGCGGTGGGGTTTGAGGTGGTTGGAGAATTATCCCTTCTCATTATTCACATGTTCAAGGGCACACGCCTCTTCGATACCTACGAGATAGGAGGGGAAAGCGGCCATGATCGGTAA
- the mbhE gene encoding hydrogen gas-evolving membrane-bound hydrogenase subunit E codes for MKKTLFVIAALILSGLVWGALDTIHPFGEPGQVAMDNYFLEHAMADRSAENAVTSIVFDFRGFDTLGEAAVLFTAATSVLALFREGGKKK; via the coding sequence ATGAAGAAGACACTCTTTGTAATAGCGGCTCTTATTCTCAGCGGTTTGGTCTGGGGAGCTCTCGATACCATTCATCCCTTTGGTGAACCGGGCCAGGTAGCTATGGATAATTATTTTCTGGAACACGCAATGGCAGATCGTTCTGCTGAAAATGCCGTCACATCCATTGTTTTTGATTTTCGAGGGTTTGATACTCTTGGCGAAGCTGCTGTCCTTTTCACAGCGGCAACTTCCGTCTTAGCTCTTTTCAGGGAAGGGGGCAAAAAGAAATGA
- a CDS encoding Na(+)/H(+) antiporter subunit B yields MSEVFHIAILTLLVISAFFAIWFRDLLSSVISLGVFSLILAIEFYLLRAPDVAIAEAGIGAGLSTAIYLIALRGCGKARTKTGGDMR; encoded by the coding sequence GTGAGTGAAGTTTTCCATATAGCTATACTCACGTTGCTCGTTATTTCGGCTTTTTTTGCCATCTGGTTTCGCGACCTTTTGTCGTCGGTTATTTCCCTTGGTGTTTTCAGTTTGATACTGGCTATTGAATTTTACCTCTTGCGAGCCCCAGATGTAGCCATAGCAGAGGCAGGCATAGGTGCAGGGCTGAGCACGGCCATCTATCTTATCGCCTTGAGGGGTTGCGGAAAAGCTCGGACTAAAACCGGGGGTGACATGCGATGA
- the mnhG gene encoding monovalent cation/H(+) antiporter subunit G encodes MAAEQYVVGILVIIGLIFNTLGAISLYRFPDVYTRLHGATKCTTFGSIFMSLGVVAYAAFRMYQGGGSRFAVLIIHALIAVMVLLITNATGAHAIARAAHRSGILPKMAVVDRLAEAEERKGGVVSE; translated from the coding sequence GTGGCTGCTGAGCAGTATGTCGTTGGTATTCTTGTAATTATAGGGCTTATTTTCAATACTCTCGGTGCAATTTCTTTGTATCGATTCCCAGATGTCTATACGAGGCTTCATGGGGCTACGAAATGTACAACATTTGGCAGCATCTTTATGTCGCTTGGTGTTGTGGCTTATGCAGCCTTTCGCATGTATCAAGGTGGGGGGAGCCGTTTTGCAGTTCTCATTATTCACGCTCTTATAGCTGTTATGGTGCTTCTTATTACGAATGCGACTGGGGCACATGCCATAGCGCGAGCAGCCCATAGAAGCGGCATTTTACCTAAGATGGCAGTGGTAGACCGTCTGGCTGAGGCAGAAGAGCGTAAAGGTGGTGTTGTCAGTGAGTGA
- a CDS encoding monovalent cation/H+ antiporter complex subunit F produces the protein MWGAAVLGILAVVIFGRLIAGPTIPDRAVALDTVNTLVVAIMVLLSAVYDSVVMIDVAIVYAALSFVGTMFIARFIEGGM, from the coding sequence ATGTGGGGAGCTGCAGTTTTGGGTATATTGGCCGTTGTAATTTTTGGCCGTCTCATCGCCGGACCTACAATACCTGATCGAGCTGTCGCTTTAGATACAGTAAATACTCTGGTGGTGGCTATTATGGTCTTGTTGTCAGCGGTGTACGATTCTGTGGTCATGATCGATGTAGCCATTGTTTATGCAGCCCTTTCCTTTGTAGGGACCATGTTCATTGCCCGTTTTATAGAGGGAGGGATGTAG
- a CDS encoding Na+/H+ antiporter subunit E translates to MFVFVASLSMYLLLVWSGGSIPVFEVGIGVVLATVLAFAFHSWNPTKSFSFKILNPLHWLTFIYYICVPFAIGLIKANFDVAMRVVTGHINPGIVKLEPGLKTDLAKMILADSITLTPGTLTVDVDDDGAYYIHWINVLDVSPKEEQVYGSFARWARRLAD, encoded by the coding sequence TTGTTTGTTTTTGTCGCATCCTTATCAATGTATCTTCTGCTTGTTTGGTCTGGAGGCAGCATACCTGTGTTTGAGGTAGGTATAGGAGTTGTTCTTGCTACTGTTCTCGCATTCGCCTTTCATTCATGGAACCCCACAAAATCTTTCAGTTTCAAAATTTTGAATCCTCTTCATTGGCTTACCTTTATCTATTACATCTGTGTACCTTTTGCGATAGGACTCATCAAAGCCAACTTCGATGTCGCAATGCGAGTCGTTACGGGACATATCAATCCAGGGATAGTCAAACTGGAGCCAGGCCTGAAAACTGATCTGGCAAAAATGATCCTTGCAGATTCTATTACGTTAACTCCAGGAACACTTACAGTGGATGTAGACGATGACGGGGCCTATTATATCCACTGGATCAATGTTCTTGATGTGTCTCCTAAGGAGGAGCAGGTGTATGGTTCTTTTGCACGTTGGGCAAGGAGGTTAGCGGATTGA